From a region of the Corallococcus coralloides DSM 2259 genome:
- a CDS encoding lamin tail domain-containing protein has translation MRLGLGWVLGWMGACGLPTWEEEPAACDALVPGDLVITEYLNDPAGADTGKEYVELHNPTGQTVDLLGVTLFTARDEAAQERVYTFTTGLPVDAGAFVVLGDVREDALPEHVDQTYGDALGALGNSAGLLGLRCGTRVLDSVVLEAPAKSGLARTQDGLSRWCDAPGSPGAANAPCPEVADGGVTSGATCLPPGAVAPREVQSPRPGELIITEVMANPRGDDTVGEWLEVRATVPVDLNGLTVGTDTSGTRLESERCLSLAAGESALLARRREPEVNGGLPEPLATFSVDLRNAGGVVAVRAGGVLIDSALYGPAQDGVATQVSAPLTSEAKNNDVTASWCAATEAYGDRGNLGTPGRANRACTGTDAGAAQAGCIDRTTGQPRAHRAPTVGSLVLTEFMADPAAVPDAQGEWVEVLALREVDLNGVTLANASGSSVLESPLCLSMKAGSFAVLARGDDTSLNGGLPSVLGTFAFGLGNGAGAHVLKLSAQGTVLDSVAFTSAASPGVSSQLDARVRDATGNDAAGVFCPTPAGVTYGVGDRGTPGRENRTCAR, from the coding sequence GTGAGGTTGGGATTGGGATGGGTGCTGGGGTGGATGGGGGCGTGCGGACTGCCCACGTGGGAGGAGGAGCCAGCGGCCTGTGATGCGCTGGTGCCGGGTGACCTGGTCATCACGGAGTACCTCAACGACCCCGCGGGGGCGGACACGGGGAAGGAGTACGTGGAGCTCCACAACCCCACCGGGCAGACCGTGGACCTGCTGGGCGTCACGCTCTTCACCGCGCGCGACGAGGCGGCACAGGAGCGGGTCTACACGTTCACCACGGGCCTGCCGGTGGACGCGGGGGCCTTCGTCGTGCTGGGCGACGTTCGCGAGGACGCACTGCCCGAGCATGTGGACCAGACCTATGGCGATGCGCTCGGCGCGCTGGGGAACAGCGCGGGGCTTTTGGGCCTGCGGTGCGGGACGCGCGTGCTCGACTCGGTGGTGCTCGAAGCGCCTGCGAAGTCGGGCTTGGCCCGGACCCAGGACGGCCTGTCGCGCTGGTGCGATGCGCCGGGCAGTCCAGGCGCCGCGAACGCGCCGTGTCCCGAGGTGGCGGATGGCGGAGTGACATCCGGAGCGACGTGCCTGCCACCGGGCGCGGTCGCTCCCCGGGAGGTCCAGTCCCCGCGACCCGGAGAGCTGATCATCACCGAGGTGATGGCCAACCCGCGAGGCGACGACACGGTGGGCGAGTGGCTGGAGGTCCGCGCCACCGTGCCCGTGGACCTCAATGGGCTGACGGTGGGAACGGACACGTCCGGCACCCGCCTGGAGTCGGAGCGCTGTTTGTCCCTCGCCGCCGGAGAGTCCGCGCTGCTCGCGCGAAGGCGGGAGCCGGAGGTGAACGGTGGTCTGCCAGAGCCGCTGGCCACGTTCTCCGTGGACCTGCGCAACGCGGGCGGCGTGGTCGCCGTTCGTGCGGGAGGCGTGCTCATCGACAGCGCGCTGTATGGCCCGGCCCAGGACGGCGTGGCCACCCAGGTGTCCGCGCCGCTCACCTCCGAGGCGAAGAACAACGACGTCACGGCGTCCTGGTGCGCGGCCACCGAGGCCTACGGTGACAGGGGCAACCTGGGCACGCCGGGACGGGCCAATCGTGCGTGCACCGGAACGGACGCGGGCGCGGCGCAGGCGGGCTGTATCGACCGGACCACGGGGCAGCCCCGTGCGCACAGAGCTCCCACCGTGGGCTCCCTGGTGCTCACCGAGTTCATGGCCGACCCCGCCGCCGTCCCGGATGCGCAGGGGGAATGGGTGGAGGTGCTCGCGCTGCGCGAGGTGGACCTCAACGGGGTGACGCTCGCCAATGCGTCGGGCAGCTCCGTCCTGGAGTCCCCGCTGTGCCTGTCGATGAAGGCCGGAAGCTTCGCGGTCCTCGCGCGCGGCGACGACACTTCACTCAATGGTGGATTGCCCTCGGTGCTGGGCACGTTCGCGTTCGGCCTGGGCAACGGCGCGGGGGCCCATGTCCTCAAGCTGTCGGCGCAGGGCACCGTCCTGGACTCGGTGGCCTTCACGAGCGCCGCGAGCCCCGGCGTGTCGTCGCAGCTGGACGCGCGCGTGCGGGACGCCACCGGCAACGACGCGGCCGGGGTCTTCTGTCCCACGCCCGCCGGTGTGACCTACGGCGTGGGCGACCGGGGCACCCCGGGCCGGGAGAACCGGACGTGCGCGCGATGA
- a CDS encoding alpha/beta hydrolase produces the protein MGYVHILRHFPSPQEGFNRTVRIYTPDTYDAWQDHRFPVLYMHDGQNVFAHPESAVFDTWCANRVAEENVQAGRMEPWIIVAVDSGPGRFQEYSPWDEPRNGVSARGEAYGRFLVEELKPYIDRTYRTRQGSEWTGVMGSSLGGLISLYLGWKFPRVFGRIGALSPTVMWSQGRLFDAWREHSHRWSRIYLDAGDTEFIHAGGLPLDYGRGTRDFFQHLKGLGYGDHEVSLVLEPGGEHHEKDWQRRLPGAMQWLLG, from the coding sequence ATGGGCTACGTCCACATCCTTCGCCACTTCCCCTCTCCCCAGGAGGGGTTCAACCGCACCGTCCGCATCTACACGCCGGACACCTACGACGCCTGGCAGGACCACCGCTTCCCGGTGCTCTACATGCACGACGGGCAGAACGTCTTCGCGCATCCGGAGTCCGCCGTCTTCGACACGTGGTGCGCCAACCGCGTCGCGGAGGAGAACGTCCAGGCGGGGCGGATGGAGCCGTGGATCATCGTGGCGGTGGACTCGGGCCCCGGCCGCTTCCAGGAGTACTCGCCGTGGGACGAGCCGCGCAACGGCGTGTCCGCACGAGGCGAGGCCTACGGACGCTTCCTGGTGGAGGAGCTGAAGCCATACATCGACCGGACGTACCGCACGCGCCAGGGCAGCGAGTGGACCGGCGTGATGGGCTCGTCGCTGGGCGGGCTCATCTCGCTGTACCTGGGGTGGAAGTTCCCGCGGGTGTTCGGGCGCATCGGCGCGCTGTCGCCCACGGTGATGTGGAGCCAGGGCCGCCTGTTCGACGCGTGGCGCGAGCACAGCCACCGCTGGTCGCGCATCTATCTGGACGCGGGCGACACCGAGTTCATCCACGCGGGCGGCCTGCCCCTGGACTACGGCCGGGGCACGCGCGACTTCTTCCAGCACCTCAAGGGCCTGGGCTACGGCGACCACGAGGTGTCACTCGTGCTGGAGCCCGGTGGCGAGCACCACGAGAAGGACTGGCAGCGCCGGCTGCCGGGCGCGATGCAGTGGCTGCTCGGGTGA
- a CDS encoding DUF2378 family protein, which yields MTRRPRSVPPEQRQVYVQVVEGLLQHGLKGQISPRLRERLRQAGVDLDRPLLPLYPVPLWARCLEIVIEEVYPGMPKVEGYARLARAHVEGYGATLLGRAVMGVMRVLGPRRVVQRMPEVLRGTDNYTEVTLVERGPAHFELHFNSSLKGPGYVEALLEALLAAGGAKAPCVTKLYDDGERTEYALTWIQEP from the coding sequence GTGACGCGCAGGCCCCGCTCGGTGCCGCCCGAACAGCGGCAGGTCTACGTGCAGGTCGTGGAAGGCCTGCTCCAACATGGTCTGAAAGGCCAGATATCCCCCCGCCTGCGTGAACGGCTGCGCCAGGCGGGCGTGGACCTGGACCGGCCACTGTTGCCGCTCTACCCCGTGCCGCTCTGGGCGCGTTGCCTGGAGATCGTCATCGAGGAGGTCTACCCGGGCATGCCCAAGGTGGAGGGCTACGCCCGGCTCGCCCGCGCGCACGTGGAGGGCTACGGGGCCACGCTGCTGGGGCGCGCGGTGATGGGCGTGATGCGCGTGCTGGGCCCCCGGCGCGTGGTGCAGCGGATGCCGGAGGTCCTGCGCGGCACGGACAACTACACGGAGGTGACGCTGGTGGAGCGCGGCCCCGCGCACTTCGAGCTGCACTTCAACTCCAGCCTCAAGGGGCCCGGCTACGTGGAGGCCCTGCTGGAGGCCCTGCTGGCCGCGGGCGGCGCGAAGGCGCCCTGCGTGACGAAGCTGTACGACGACGGGGAGCGCACCGAGTACGCGCTCACCTGGATTCAAGAACCGTAA
- a CDS encoding RHS repeat-associated core domain-containing protein: MSRSRVASSSIPFELRPDTVLDTGTDGSNAPGITPFVADVTQNGSASVTVPLWVPAGRAGIQPSLSIVYDSQGSDGLLGPGFNLSGLSQISLCPNSFARDGKTVAIDFSPDMELHVKDRYTRAYCLDGVRLVPSENDPRSFKTEHDSYASIRIPADSDPQDPTTFKVRGRDGLIRTYGKTLSREDALIQGLYEKRGEGADGGIQVTEAKTVKLAWALAAVEDHPGNRMDVFYEQALLGAESGAWHRPDRIVYTQFHNDSGTLESGTREVKFNYGPRTDVFKGYLAGVKVGRDFRLTGIDMKGPGIATGSGSPPSVVLRSYNLTYSPSATSKRSLLTELRECDGKGVCKAPVRFDWEQGSWEFEYPPAQDVSDAAHGVGVHAFGLGAGRQGLAYFVKSEKLFEEDTELEDQIGMTTDLTVQIWQDTMRLLRFPDAASPTLQVSDVTGRSLWYPYFNIKNTNWFDDFLAIFGDNDPGDFCGNRAQRNLFPLVADWEGEGRSTVTSLSCWWGVPEGGDHYAPIYGHGRVGDEGFLAVGSEPNFQYWLDVDGDGRNDRVWMGQHEIDLTGDADSMVTAKRRVVVEPASGKETKESPTGFFQSSRFGLRAVDLDGSGKMSLLGVGPNGNTFLEGLAYHEVERGSIGLPPAMDPFKTTIRKPPALPLWVPDFYASTFDFVDVNGDGLQDAVLLAQRSSSDLTPRLTVQLNTGAGFTESRELAMPEDIASRLIGAKTEHGDFDGDGRVDFAIFKKDQPVQLLLAGTQGNFGTVSALSEWPVSSGDNTEWAQVIDVNNDGLLDFTWRQGNSLKVARRTKAIDVLKRVHGNTQVMNYQFYSGLNYSFEYAPLSQANPHGNVTPSEPFYTTELLNAARPWLRLAPESMRVVSRMSLNSNEQQQRSWRYLYRNGRSDTQGLGWLGFGERVIVDELTGARTTTVYDNTSFLGEPVGYQYNSNIVYPRRAVAPQAHLPLKETVEVLLDGGATQQTQRTWSYSWNPATYAPTYQQYASRVVETVKEIKGGTVTVVSETETLTELDAYGTPVKSTQLVHGANKTEQVQQVTTGGALGFDPEMWRPQGTWSVTSSWTSCARSPAVGCPGGADAANVRTQTFTFDGRGQVESVELEPSRSGEGSLPPETSETYLKTTFLRDSRGLVHSVDREGGGVKRSESVTYDDVDQTQVVSSTDAEGATWRYLYHLGLGVLAQAADPNGVHTRFQYDGFGRPRVVTPLYRGPSVAPGDQSVVRTFYERYGALLQQRTQVATGVGTLTETITRFDAMGRPVSSQGPRFDGETVVSSVKYDAHGRVGKLEAPRTSTESPTWESYEYDALNRLTARRVGEGISSPTGTLVERLTYTVPTAYTTQTSVTDALELVKKSVFDFRGLMVTVTEAVGTPKEATMAYGYGPFGRLETTDDPQGNRSLNIYDAQGRLERSVDPGAGTRTYRYNAFGEVKREADGLDGMAGLLATTYERDRLGRVLSAKNNQEELAYEYDVGMGAKRRLTKATRTVLGSPTEVVTTQHFYDEFGRETDTQQDAAGTSLTMSRQFDDYGRLSRLTYPVTLNGQPVSISYAYNARGALSGIYRTGAFFMNYWSALERDSVGRLKKTRYGNGVERESRYDSRGRLRFLEAKRNGANVQRLAYEYTANDNLAARHDLMVGVTEKFSYDVLDRLEWWRVLQNCQRLETQFQYDGIGNLLSRSPITGWEPSALLNYSGGTSGGPHAVKQAQLGSDAFTYEHDHRGNQIASRDATGALVRTVEFNSFDLPKTLTTAGDTVAFGYDASGARVRKKSAQEDVLYVGGLYQRRTQGLTRTHVLSIPSPEGVIGELSWDEGASTENVRYFLNDRQGSPDTVTDASGAVVERIKYDPFGARRNAGNLAQASNAFHAGARKGYTGHEHDDELGLINMRGRIYDPRLMKFLSVDPVVADPGSVQAYNAYSYVLNNPTRYTDPSGFIPYGGTLVSRWDGASGGSTSMQSPAMSLVERYMLAPGATLFLPSVDFRVPSVAALDDAKVAPAGHYTNDVGQSSAPYRSSATSVLNTVSGALDSEKFSCGISVDCHLLRASSKMHLGNLIEASQTYDHYAPVSTFAATSLTINHFIPFVTAGESVNKVKPACGTGGFGQCSSGIAKAFGNSLLAGAAIYGMATGFASVVSRGASLVSKEAAKGAGQIVYRGLAAGEDAAAGLVARAPGAGNSVASHVAGKKASQWISTTKSEAIARDTFGQHGYVKIDLSKVSSEVVDVSGGIPGMERGMLSNWARKMQEVLVRDAIPSEAIIR, encoded by the coding sequence ATGTCACGCTCACGAGTCGCGTCGTCGAGCATTCCCTTCGAACTGAGGCCGGACACCGTCCTCGACACGGGGACCGACGGCTCGAACGCGCCGGGCATCACCCCCTTCGTGGCGGATGTGACGCAGAATGGCTCCGCTTCCGTGACGGTGCCCCTCTGGGTTCCGGCGGGGCGCGCGGGCATCCAGCCTTCGCTTTCCATCGTCTATGACAGCCAGGGAAGCGACGGGCTCCTGGGCCCGGGCTTCAACCTGTCCGGACTGTCGCAGATCAGCCTGTGCCCGAACTCCTTCGCGCGAGACGGGAAGACCGTCGCCATCGACTTCTCCCCGGACATGGAACTGCACGTCAAGGACCGCTACACCCGGGCGTACTGCCTGGATGGCGTCCGGCTCGTTCCGTCCGAGAACGATCCGCGCTCCTTCAAGACCGAGCATGACAGCTACGCCTCCATCCGCATCCCCGCGGACTCGGATCCCCAGGATCCGACGACCTTCAAGGTCCGGGGACGTGACGGCCTCATCCGGACCTACGGGAAGACGCTGTCGCGTGAAGACGCCCTCATCCAGGGCCTCTACGAGAAGCGGGGCGAGGGCGCGGACGGCGGCATCCAGGTGACGGAGGCCAAGACGGTCAAGCTCGCCTGGGCGCTCGCGGCCGTGGAAGACCACCCCGGCAACCGGATGGATGTGTTCTACGAGCAGGCGCTCCTGGGCGCCGAATCCGGGGCCTGGCATCGGCCTGACCGGATTGTCTACACGCAGTTTCACAACGATTCTGGAACCCTCGAGTCCGGCACGCGTGAGGTCAAGTTCAACTACGGGCCGAGGACGGATGTCTTCAAGGGATACCTGGCGGGTGTGAAGGTCGGCAGGGATTTTCGTCTCACGGGCATCGACATGAAGGGACCCGGCATTGCTACCGGTTCGGGTTCCCCGCCCTCCGTGGTTCTGCGCTCCTACAATCTGACCTACTCCCCGAGCGCGACGAGCAAGCGGAGCCTGCTGACGGAGCTTCGGGAGTGCGACGGGAAAGGCGTGTGCAAGGCGCCGGTGCGCTTCGACTGGGAGCAGGGCTCCTGGGAATTCGAGTACCCGCCGGCCCAGGACGTCAGCGATGCGGCCCATGGGGTGGGCGTGCATGCCTTCGGGCTGGGCGCGGGCCGCCAGGGGCTCGCGTACTTCGTGAAGTCCGAGAAGCTGTTCGAGGAAGACACAGAACTGGAGGACCAGATCGGCATGACGACGGACCTCACAGTGCAGATCTGGCAAGACACGATGCGCCTGCTGCGGTTCCCGGATGCCGCATCACCCACGCTGCAGGTCTCCGACGTCACGGGTCGATCTCTTTGGTACCCCTATTTCAATATCAAGAACACGAATTGGTTCGACGACTTCCTGGCGATCTTCGGAGACAATGACCCGGGAGACTTCTGCGGAAACCGCGCTCAGCGCAATCTCTTCCCTTTGGTGGCGGATTGGGAAGGCGAGGGTCGTTCCACGGTCACCTCGCTGTCGTGTTGGTGGGGCGTGCCAGAGGGTGGAGACCATTATGCACCCATCTATGGCCATGGCCGTGTGGGAGATGAGGGATTCCTGGCTGTCGGCTCCGAGCCAAACTTCCAGTACTGGCTCGATGTCGACGGTGACGGCCGCAACGATCGCGTGTGGATGGGACAACACGAAATTGATCTGACGGGGGATGCCGATTCGATGGTCACGGCCAAGCGCCGCGTGGTCGTCGAGCCGGCGTCCGGCAAGGAGACCAAGGAGTCCCCCACCGGCTTCTTCCAGTCGTCTCGGTTCGGTCTGCGCGCAGTGGACCTGGATGGGAGCGGGAAGATGAGCCTGTTGGGCGTGGGCCCCAATGGGAACACCTTCCTGGAGGGACTCGCCTACCACGAGGTAGAGCGCGGGAGCATCGGTCTGCCTCCGGCGATGGACCCGTTCAAGACCACCATCCGCAAGCCTCCGGCGCTTCCCCTGTGGGTGCCCGACTTCTATGCGTCGACCTTCGACTTCGTGGACGTCAATGGCGATGGACTTCAGGACGCGGTGCTGCTGGCGCAGCGAAGCTCCTCCGACCTGACTCCCCGGCTCACGGTGCAGCTCAACACCGGCGCGGGGTTCACCGAGTCCCGTGAGCTCGCCATGCCTGAGGACATTGCCAGCCGCCTGATTGGGGCCAAGACGGAGCATGGAGACTTCGACGGCGATGGACGGGTGGACTTCGCCATCTTCAAGAAGGACCAGCCGGTTCAGCTCCTGCTCGCGGGGACTCAAGGAAACTTCGGCACCGTGTCGGCTCTGTCGGAGTGGCCGGTGTCCAGTGGCGACAATACGGAATGGGCCCAGGTCATCGACGTCAACAACGATGGGTTGCTTGATTTCACCTGGCGCCAGGGGAACTCGCTGAAGGTCGCGCGGCGCACCAAGGCCATTGATGTGCTCAAGCGGGTGCACGGCAACACCCAGGTCATGAATTATCAGTTCTATTCGGGCCTGAACTATTCGTTCGAGTACGCTCCGCTCTCTCAAGCGAATCCCCACGGCAACGTCACGCCCAGCGAGCCGTTCTACACGACGGAACTGCTAAATGCCGCCAGGCCCTGGCTGCGATTGGCTCCCGAGTCGATGCGCGTGGTTTCCCGGATGTCGCTCAATTCCAATGAACAGCAGCAGCGGAGCTGGCGCTATCTCTATCGGAATGGGCGCTCCGATACGCAGGGGCTGGGGTGGCTTGGTTTTGGCGAGCGGGTCATCGTGGATGAGCTGACGGGGGCTCGGACGACGACGGTCTATGACAACACTTCCTTCCTGGGAGAGCCGGTCGGCTACCAGTACAACTCGAACATTGTCTACCCCAGGAGGGCGGTGGCTCCCCAGGCGCATCTTCCGCTCAAGGAGACCGTTGAGGTGCTCCTGGATGGGGGCGCGACGCAGCAGACGCAGCGGACGTGGAGCTACAGCTGGAATCCGGCGACGTATGCACCGACCTACCAGCAGTACGCCAGCCGGGTCGTGGAGACGGTGAAGGAGATCAAGGGCGGCACCGTCACGGTGGTTTCTGAAACAGAGACCCTCACGGAGCTTGATGCGTACGGCACGCCCGTCAAGAGCACCCAGCTTGTCCACGGCGCCAACAAGACCGAACAAGTGCAGCAGGTCACCACCGGGGGCGCCCTCGGTTTCGATCCGGAGATGTGGAGGCCCCAGGGCACCTGGTCCGTGACCAGCTCCTGGACGTCTTGCGCCAGGTCGCCGGCGGTCGGCTGCCCGGGCGGCGCGGACGCGGCCAACGTGCGGACGCAGACGTTCACGTTCGACGGCCGCGGGCAGGTCGAGAGCGTGGAACTGGAACCTTCGCGCAGCGGCGAGGGCAGCCTGCCGCCGGAGACCTCCGAGACCTACCTCAAGACGACCTTCCTGCGAGATTCGCGCGGACTGGTCCACAGCGTCGATCGTGAGGGTGGCGGCGTCAAACGCTCCGAGTCGGTCACGTATGACGACGTCGACCAAACGCAGGTGGTCTCCTCCACCGATGCGGAAGGGGCGACCTGGAGGTACTTGTACCATCTGGGGCTGGGCGTGCTCGCGCAGGCCGCGGATCCCAACGGTGTGCACACGCGCTTCCAGTACGACGGCTTCGGCCGTCCGCGCGTGGTGACCCCGCTCTACCGTGGACCTTCTGTCGCGCCGGGTGACCAGTCCGTCGTCCGGACGTTCTACGAGCGCTACGGGGCCCTGTTGCAGCAGCGCACTCAGGTGGCGACGGGGGTGGGAACGCTGACGGAAACCATCACCCGGTTCGACGCGATGGGCCGGCCGGTTTCGAGTCAGGGGCCACGGTTTGACGGTGAGACGGTGGTCTCCAGCGTCAAATACGATGCGCACGGACGCGTTGGGAAGCTGGAGGCTCCGCGGACCAGCACCGAGAGCCCGACCTGGGAGTCCTACGAGTACGACGCCCTGAATCGTCTCACCGCGCGCCGAGTGGGCGAGGGCATCTCCTCCCCGACGGGGACGCTCGTCGAGCGCCTCACCTACACGGTTCCGACGGCCTACACCACCCAGACGTCCGTGACGGATGCGCTGGAGTTGGTGAAGAAGAGTGTCTTCGACTTCCGGGGCCTGATGGTGACGGTGACCGAGGCCGTGGGGACGCCCAAGGAAGCGACCATGGCGTACGGCTATGGCCCCTTTGGCCGGTTGGAGACCACGGACGATCCTCAAGGCAATCGCAGCCTGAACATCTACGACGCCCAGGGACGGCTGGAGCGGTCGGTGGATCCGGGGGCCGGAACGCGCACCTACCGGTACAACGCCTTCGGCGAGGTGAAGCGTGAAGCGGACGGCCTGGACGGCATGGCGGGGTTGCTTGCCACCACGTACGAGCGGGACCGGCTGGGGCGTGTCCTGAGCGCGAAGAACAACCAGGAGGAACTGGCGTACGAGTACGACGTGGGGATGGGCGCGAAGCGGCGCCTGACGAAGGCGACCCGCACGGTTCTGGGCAGCCCGACCGAGGTCGTCACCACGCAGCATTTCTACGACGAGTTCGGTCGCGAGACGGACACCCAGCAGGACGCGGCGGGGACCTCGCTGACGATGAGCCGGCAGTTCGATGACTACGGCCGGCTGAGCCGCCTCACCTATCCAGTCACGCTCAACGGGCAGCCGGTGTCCATCAGCTATGCCTACAACGCGCGTGGCGCGCTCTCGGGCATCTATCGGACGGGTGCCTTCTTCATGAACTACTGGTCCGCGCTCGAGCGGGACAGCGTCGGACGTCTGAAGAAGACGCGGTACGGCAACGGTGTCGAACGGGAGTCTCGCTACGACAGCCGGGGGCGTCTGCGCTTCCTGGAAGCGAAGCGCAATGGCGCCAATGTCCAGCGGCTCGCCTACGAGTACACGGCCAATGACAACCTGGCCGCGCGACATGACCTGATGGTGGGGGTGACGGAGAAGTTCTCCTACGACGTGCTCGACCGGTTGGAGTGGTGGCGGGTGCTTCAGAACTGCCAGCGCTTGGAGACCCAGTTCCAGTACGACGGCATTGGTAACCTGCTCAGCCGTTCGCCGATCACCGGTTGGGAGCCGTCCGCGCTGCTGAACTACAGCGGCGGCACGAGCGGCGGGCCCCACGCCGTCAAGCAGGCGCAGCTCGGGAGCGACGCGTTCACCTATGAGCACGACCACCGGGGCAACCAGATCGCGTCTCGGGATGCGACCGGTGCTCTCGTCCGGACGGTCGAATTCAACTCGTTCGACCTGCCGAAGACCCTCACCACCGCGGGTGACACGGTGGCCTTCGGCTACGACGCGTCGGGTGCTCGCGTTCGGAAGAAGAGTGCGCAGGAGGACGTGCTCTATGTGGGGGGCCTCTACCAGCGCCGCACGCAGGGCCTGACGAGGACGCATGTCCTCAGCATCCCCAGCCCCGAGGGTGTCATTGGAGAGCTGTCCTGGGATGAGGGGGCGAGCACGGAGAACGTGCGCTACTTCCTCAACGACCGCCAGGGCAGCCCGGACACGGTCACCGACGCATCAGGCGCGGTGGTGGAGCGCATCAAGTACGACCCCTTCGGCGCGCGTCGCAACGCCGGCAACCTGGCGCAGGCTTCCAACGCCTTCCATGCGGGCGCACGGAAGGGTTACACGGGGCATGAGCATGACGACGAGCTGGGGCTCATCAACATGCGCGGGCGCATCTATGACCCGCGGCTGATGAAGTTCCTCAGCGTGGATCCGGTCGTCGCGGATCCGGGCTCGGTCCAGGCGTACAACGCGTACTCCTATGTCCTGAACAACCCGACCCGCTACACCGACCCCAGCGGCTTCATCCCCTACGGTGGAACGCTGGTGAGCCGGTGGGACGGGGCTTCGGGCGGTTCCACGTCGATGCAGAGCCCGGCGATGAGCCTGGTGGAGCGCTACATGCTGGCTCCGGGGGCCACGCTCTTCCTGCCCAGCGTGGACTTCCGGGTGCCTAGTGTGGCGGCCCTGGACGACGCGAAGGTTGCGCCGGCGGGGCACTACACGAATGACGTGGGCCAGAGCTCCGCGCCCTACCGTTCCAGCGCGACGTCCGTGCTGAACACTGTCTCGGGAGCGCTGGACTCGGAGAAGTTCTCCTGCGGCATCTCTGTGGACTGTCACCTCCTCAGGGCGAGTTCGAAAATGCACCTCGGCAACCTGATTGAGGCATCCCAGACATACGATCACTACGCTCCCGTCAGTACGTTCGCAGCGACCAGCCTGACCATTAATCACTTCATCCCCTTCGTGACTGCAGGAGAGAGCGTCAATAAGGTGAAGCCTGCATGCGGTACTGGCGGTTTTGGACAGTGTAGCTCGGGGATCGCTAAGGCTTTTGGTAATTCATTGCTGGCGGGTGCGGCAATCTATGGAATGGCGACCGGTTTCGCGAGCGTTGTTTCGCGAGGCGCATCGCTGGTTTCGAAGGAAGCCGCAAAGGGGGCCGGCCAAATCGTCTACAGAGGCTTGGCTGCGGGCGAGGATGCCGCCGCTGGTCTCGTAGCGCGTGCGCCAGGAGCAGGGAACTCCGTGGCCTCGCATGTGGCTGGTAAGAAGGCGTCCCAGTGGATCTCGACTACGAAGAGCGAAGCAATCGCCAGGGACACTTTCGGTCAACACGGTTATGTCAAGATCGATCTTTCGAAGGTGAGCAGTGAGGTCGTTGATGTCAGTGGCGGCATCCCCGGAATGGAGCGCGGCATGCTCTCCAACTGGGCAAGGAAGATGCAGGAAGTGCTCGTCCGAGACGCCATTCCATCCGAAGCCATCATCAGATAG
- a CDS encoding ATP-grasp domain-containing protein, with protein MNFVFISPHFPSQYFHFATALRERGVTVLGIGDTPYESLRPELRESLREYFFVPSLNDSDALLRATGYLTWRHGRMDRIESLNESWLEVEARLREDFHVPGLQPSDIHKLRSKSGMAEVFHASGVPHPDLLRVRDADQVKEFAARVGYPLVLKPDVGVGAAHTFKVASDAEVDAALAHPLPTSYVAQPFVRGTIVTYDGIVDRHGVIVFNLSHEYSDGGMETVTERRDISFWSLQHIPAALDVLGRQVVAAFGLRERWFHLEFFRLPDGRFVVLEANLRPPGGFMTDMMNYTCDIDVYRLYARVVTGDPVADFQYIPRHHVCHSARRHGRRYKHSHSQIVERLGKSLLVHRELPPIYHSLLGEEMYLTRHPDLESMQEAVRFIQAT; from the coding sequence ATGAACTTCGTCTTCATCTCCCCCCACTTCCCCTCCCAGTATTTCCACTTCGCCACCGCGCTGCGCGAGCGCGGCGTGACCGTGCTGGGCATCGGCGACACACCCTACGAGTCCCTTCGTCCGGAGCTTCGCGAGTCCCTGCGCGAATACTTCTTCGTCCCCAGCCTCAACGACTCCGACGCCCTCCTGCGCGCCACCGGCTACCTCACCTGGCGCCACGGCCGCATGGACCGCATCGAGTCCCTCAACGAGTCCTGGCTCGAAGTCGAAGCCCGCCTGCGCGAGGACTTCCATGTCCCCGGCCTCCAGCCATCGGACATCCACAAGCTGCGCTCCAAGTCCGGCATGGCCGAGGTCTTCCACGCCTCCGGCGTCCCCCACCCGGACCTCCTGCGCGTGCGCGACGCGGACCAGGTGAAGGAGTTCGCCGCCCGCGTGGGCTACCCGCTCGTGCTCAAGCCCGACGTGGGCGTGGGCGCCGCCCACACCTTCAAGGTCGCCAGCGACGCGGAGGTGGACGCCGCGCTCGCCCACCCGCTGCCCACGTCCTACGTCGCGCAGCCCTTCGTGCGCGGCACCATCGTCACCTACGACGGCATCGTGGACCGCCACGGCGTCATCGTCTTCAACCTCAGCCACGAGTACAGCGACGGCGGCATGGAGACCGTCACCGAACGGCGCGACATCTCCTTCTGGAGCCTCCAGCACATCCCCGCCGCGCTCGACGTGCTGGGCCGCCAGGTCGTCGCCGCGTTCGGCCTGCGCGAGCGCTGGTTCCACCTGGAGTTCTTCCGCCTGCCGGATGGCCGCTTCGTCGTGCTGGAGGCCAACCTCCGCCCGCCCGGCGGCTTCATGACGGACATGATGAACTACACGTGCGACATCGACGTGTACCGGCTCTATGCCCGCGTCGTGACGGGCGACCCGGTGGCGGACTTCCAGTACATCCCGCGCCACCACGTCTGCCATAGCGCCCGTCGGCACGGCCGGCGCTACAAGCACTCGCACTCGCAGATTGTCGAACGGCTGGGCAAGTCGCTGCTCGTGCACCGCGAACTGCCGCCCATCTACCACTCGCTGCTGGGTGAAGAGATGTACCTCACGCGCCACCCGGACCTGGAGTCCATGCAGGAGGCGGTGCGCTTCATCCAGGCGACGTGA